The DNA sequence CTGATTGTCATCCCACTGAAAAAAGCACCTGAGTCTAATTTCCTCTCTGAATTGTCATGATAAACCTATAGGTCTAAGTACACTCACCAGCCACTTCATTAGGTCcacctgtacagtacagtacctaATGCAGTCGACTAcagccataaattctacttttaaaaggttataatatctataatttcagttttgaagttgaaactgtcagaaagatgataattaGTTTGATAATAGAGTTTGGGGGGACTATAGATTACAACCCACTATAGACTAAATTGTTTTCTATCTGGTTAGAAACCAAGCATCAGTGCATCAGTTTTAAAATCTATTGCAGTAATATTATGGTAATTAGCAGTCACTAGAGCCTCTGCCTTACagtacttttcatttttaggttaattttattgtttactgAATAAgggttttaatgcatttttgccAACACttgtgtacttctactttaCTTACATAAACGATTTGCATTCATCTAGCACTGAAGGGACGACAGTAATGTCTCGAAAAAAATCTACTGTTGTTCTAGAAAAATGCATGAACCCTGATACACTTTTGTGGGGTAAGCAGCAAATGTGTATGCAGACTATGCAGACACAATTTACATCGGTATGCACAGATACATATAATATTTCGGAACTGAGcttgggcggctgtagctcagttggtaaggcagttgaccatggaccccAGGGCCAGTTgttcgatccccgctcccggctagatatcgaagtgtccttgggtaaactcccaagttgctcccggtgggtcaggtgagcaccttccatggcagccaccgccatcggtgtttgtgtgtttgtgtgtgtgtgtgaatgggaatcaacattgtaaagcgctttggataaaagcgctatatatgCAATAATTACTATTTATTAATCTTGTTAGGACTTTTAATGAGATAATGTCTCAAGTCCACCTGGGGTTCTTTGTTGCAGGTCTTACCGCCATGAATGTTTCCTGTCTGCCTCAGCATTAAAGCCAGTGTAATGAGTAGACAACCACTCATGCATCATAAACAGAATGTCTCATGTCACTATTTCAGATTAGCCTGTAGCACTCACAATTTGTCTGGCTAGTAATGTCATTGGACACCCCTCTCACCTAAATCGGTTCTGTGAGTGTTTTCAGGACAAATCTTATCAAACAAAATCAAGTCTTTTACAGCCATACTTTCTTTTTGGCATGACTGATAGACTCACCTGATTTCCAAAAACCCCAATCGAGCAGGCGGTGGACACCTCATCCGCGCCAAACCAGACTGAGGCCAGGCGGGAGGGCATCCCGAGGATGAAGACCTGGGCTAGGGAACTTGCAAACTGTCCAAACATGGTCACACCGAATAGGTCGGGTCTGGCACTGGCCACCTTGATCCATGTCCCAGCACAGTTGAGCCCGTTGGCCACCAGCGCCGTAAGCCTCAGTCCTTTTTTGTCCAGGAGCCAGGTGACCGGGAAGATGAAGGGGATGTAGGTGAGCATGAAGACCATGGACAGCCAGTCTACGGCAAAGGAGTCTACGGTGTAGAACTTCATTATAATGTTGCTGATGATGCCGTACTGGATCCATTGGTACGCGTTGCTCAGGGAGTACGAGCTGAACAGGAACACGATCAGCCAGCGTCGCTTGTACAAACGCACATTGGCCACAGAGCCGCCGTCCCCGTTTGGGATGCTGCTGCACTCAATCTGGTCCGTGGCATCTTGGTTCTTCGCTTCCAAACGTGGACCGTTCTCCTCCGTGTCCCGTGCGCTCCTGTCTTGTGGGTCACAAGAATTCTCTATCATCTCCTGCGTCAGTTAAAACGGGCGCCGTGGACAGATTTAAGTCTTCCACCACCACAGCAACCCAATGAAAATGTCCACAAAAGTACAGAAGTGAGGAAATTAAATATCAATATCATTCCATGTAAAGACTAAATCATTCAATTGCCAAAATCACTGGGCTCCTGCTCAACCACCGGGACTGAGATTACTTTACTTATGGAATGTGGACTTAATTCCAAAGGACTGACTTGGTCTCTGTAACTTCACTCAATATTTGAGCCGGCAGAGAAATTCGCTTCATTACAGACAGTCTGCAGGCGGATTCGATTTTTACTCCACCCAGCTGCTGTGATAGCTAATAAAGGTGACTAGGAGCTATAAGTTCAGAAAACACTAAACAGTCGGTCACAGCctacagacagaaataaagacacTTGTAGACACTAGTGTCCACTGTGCTAGGGTTTGTCATTACACCAGTTTCATATTATTCTACCGTATTGCAACATTGTAGATTATCATGACATGACATATCATGTGCCAAACGAATATTCTGCATACAATAATATTCTTCTAATTTATAAGGCTGCTATGACTTCTCaacaagaaatgtttttctctttcccagTCACTGCCTGGTTAATATGCAAGTTAAATCCCTGCTGTAAGAACAATGAGCACATTGTCATTAACCTTTTTGCTAGAAGTTAGTAGAGTATGAGCGTTACTTTTCATTAAAGCCATGTGATAAGATTTCTGTTGTCTAATTACACgtgaataaaaattatttcaactCTTCGATTGTATTGGAGGGGTTATAAAACTTTAGTTTAAAAGTTTCTGCCTAAATTTACAACAACTGCGCAGGTCATAATATAGGTGCACAGGATTAAATTATAAAGATTTTTGGTTTTCTCTCAATATACGGGCTGTGGGCAAATCGTGTCACAAGATGGCGCCATTTGCCACAAATGTTGGTCATGTTTGGACGTTTTATAGATGACGcttaaatattttcagaaatttTTCGGAAAATtccaataaaaaagaaactaaacatttatttcttatgcaaatacaaaaagggATTTTGTGATAGCTTATATAACATCATatacaaaagtataaaaacataattggtAGTAACAATATgattatagaaaataaagtaCAATGTAAACAGTCCATATATATGTGCATACATGACGCCTGCGCCAAAACATaggaataaacaaacaaacaaaaagaaaacattctgcagtgaataaacaaatgtataaacTAAATCAAATAACCAGAAAATCACAAAGGGTATTATGTAGTAAAAATGCTTCTTACTGAGTctgtaaatgcataaaaacagggattttcttttaattgtggGAGAAAACACCACATACAATGTGCATGTGATGGCTAATACATTCCAGCAGGTAACGGTTTTCCAAAATATATCTATTCCccccctattttaaaatatgatttgcaGCCCGATCAATTTCATGACACAAAcactaatagaaataaaaattaatttcccACTTTGTCTCAGGTGTCTGTAATCTAATGCAGCCAAGTTTTAGCTTGGaattaaaaaagttaataaaattataaattcatttttgaaataacaaaatgaacCATGTACCATGTTGCCTAACATCTAAAATTAGAACTGATGAAGTACAAATCCACTGTTAAAAAcccatttattgtaatttgccAAAGCTGTGCTATGTAgttcttttgtttgttcatttaatttcataatGCTAGGGGGGCTGAAGTTCTAATGACCaaagaaaaccaacaacaacaacaacaacaaaaaacaagtaaattggaaaacaacaaagacaaagaatttAACTGCTTAAACAGTGTTCAGTCCTATGGGATCCACATTTTGTGGTGTAACACTTTGGGACTTGAGAGCTTTGCTGGTTCTTCTCACTGACTGAGGCCCAAAGCTAAGTGCTGCAGTTGGCGGCTAGTTCTCAGCTGTAAACTGTGGAAACTCGTTGCACCTTCACTTGGCCTcgagctgctgcagcagaggGTTCACCTCACTCTCTGGGGTTTTAACACTGTCTGTCCTGACAATACATGTGGGGCGATGGCGGTTAAGCATGAGGATCAGTTGCTGCCTTTCCAGTTTCAGCTCCTCAATCTGGGCTTTAAGGTCAGAGTTTAACATCTCGAGTCTTTCCGATTCCTGTATGAGAATGAAGGGAAGGAaagtaaaaaggcaaaaacagagATAAAATAGGAATGATGTTTCAATACAATAGTTAAGATGAATAAGTGAGTGTGAAATATGTAACAAAAGTAGGTCTCACCTTTTGTAAATagtctgttctttctttctttttgtttcgaCATCGAGCTGCAgccactttgtttttctctcgcCTTcgtttcctcctctcttcctcttcatctctctgaGCAGCAtgagtaaaaaggaaaacacgTTAAGATCTGTTTCATGACTGACTACAATTGAGCCTTCTTCACATTTGAAACATGCAAAATGAATTTTGAGAATAATGTAGATCAACtttcctgcattttttttttacatgtccAACTTGCAATTTAGTACTTCTTAAAATAGTAATTGATTTCCTGTTGTTTGATTAAATATAAGTGGACTAAAGTGGACATAATAACtgatttttaaaacctttatcaATAAGAAACCACAAACTGATGCTAAAACTAAAGTTAGACTGCACATTATTTTACCAACATTGTGGTTTTGCACATTATACATAGCTGCTTATGTAGTGAAAGATTTTATTCTGGCAGCAGGAAAGTGTGCAACCCAAACAAGACATAACTTGGTCTACGCGTAGTCCTAGTCTTCTGTGGTCTTGAGCCCTCATTTTCAATTTGCCATTTTAGAGTTAACAGAACTACATCAGTAACAAAACTCCTTGAATGCAATACACGGATTTCTGACAGCAACATATTTTCTTGTTCTGtatgaaaacaatgtgaatCAAAACCAGAACACACCAGAGTATGCGCTGCTATCAGTACCCTGAAGACACCTGCACTGTCAGccaatcaaaataaaagttagCTGACTAAAAGTCTGGCAGTGCCTGACATCCATCTGGCTGTGTAAATACTGTAACCCTGA is a window from the Channa argus isolate prfri chromosome 16, Channa argus male v1.0, whole genome shotgun sequence genome containing:
- the jdp2a gene encoding jun dimerization protein 2 isoform X2, yielding MLQHSRLIHQLRGIFMKSTGVKVQGAVVTTESDRMPGQIPDPSVTAGSLPSLGPLAGISATTLTDKLKFGDLQEFGTMLSPLHFLDSLGKRPLVVKTERDEEEERRKRRREKNKVAAARCRNKKKERTDYLQKESERLEMLNSDLKAQIEELKLERQQLILMLNRHRPTCIVRTDSVKTPESEVNPLLQQLEAK
- the jdp2a gene encoding jun dimerization protein 2 isoform X4 — encoded protein: MLCMKDVKEPHAVVTTESDRMPGQIPDPSVTAGSLPSLGPLAGISATTLTDKLKFGDLQEFGTMLSPLHFLDSLGKRPLVVKTERDEEEERRKRRREKNKVAAARCRNKKKERTDYLQKESERLEMLNSDLKAQIEELKLERQQLILMLNRHRPTCIVRTDSVKTPESEVNPLLQQLEAK
- the jdp2a gene encoding jun dimerization protein 2 isoform X3; amino-acid sequence: MLCMKDVKEPHGRAVVTTESDRMPGQIPDPSVTAGSLPSLGPLAGISATTLTDKLKFGDLQEFGTMLSPLHFLDSLGKRPLVVKTERDEEEERRKRRREKNKVAAARCRNKKKERTDYLQKESERLEMLNSDLKAQIEELKLERQQLILMLNRHRPTCIVRTDSVKTPESEVNPLLQQLEAK